GAGCCTGCGGCGATGTCTCAGGCGGTTGTGGCGGGAGCGGCCGGTGGTCCGTCGCCGGCAAACTTCGGCAGCGCGTCGTCCAGATCGTAATAGTCACCCTTGTCTGCACAATAGATGTGATAGCCAGATTGAAGACCGGTGGGCGTTTCAAACGCGCCAGCGAGAATGGACATGTAGTCGAGTCCATCGCCATGCCAGAAGAGCGCCGAACCGCAGGTGCGGCAAAAGCCTCGCGCCGCAGCGTCGCTCGCCCGGTACCACGTGATGTTGTCCTCTCCCCTGAGGTCGATGTGTTCCAGCGCCACATTGGTGGCGGCATAGTAATGCCCCGTCTGCTTGCGGCACTGGGAGCAATGACAAAATATGATCGGCCGCAGCGGGCCCTTCACCTCGAAGGAAACCGCCCCGCACAGGCACGCACCGGTTCGTCGCTCACCGCTCATTGTTACTGATATCCCCGTTTCTCGTTCTTTGATCCGCGCAGGGTCGCCTTCATCGCCCCTCGCGGTCAATGGCAAACCATTGAAGCTTTGGTTGCGATTTCCTGAAGATCCGGCTTTGGCAGCCGCGGCATCATCTTGCGCCGCAGCAATATGAAAAATATCTAATGCAATTCATAATTGCCGACTGAAAAATAACTAAACCTTAATGAGCTAGGAGTTTCATTACAATCTAAATTACGCATACACGGTAAAAGGGGTATTCCAGGATGCGTAGAAGGCAAAGCTTGCTGACAGATAGACGCGGCGCCGCAGCGATCGAATTCGCCATTCTGGCCCCCGTCTTCTTCATGGTCGTCTTTTCGATGATCGGTTACGGAATCTACTTGAGCGCGAGCCACGCGGTGCAGCAACTCACCGCCGATGCAGCGCGCACGGCCATTGCCGGGCTCACATCGACCGAGCGCAAACAACTCGCCGAGAAATACGTGAAGGCGACGACCTCGGAATATGCGTTCCTTGACGGCAAGGCCATGACGGTCGCCGTGCAGGACGATCCGAATAACCCCGACCAGTTCACGGTCAGCATTTCCTACGATGCATCGGGCCTGCCGATCTGGCAGCTCTACAGTTTCGCCATGCCGGGCAAGGTGATCCGGCGTTTTGCCACCATCCGTGTAGGAGGGATATGACATGAAACGACGCCTTAGCCTCTTGCCCAGACGGATGCTGAAGGAAGATACCGGCAACATAGCGGTATCGGCCGCCCTCGTCGCCCCGCTGATCATCGGAACGCTGGCACTTGGCGTGGACTATGGCCACCTGACCATGCAGCAGCGGGCGCTGCAGCAGGCTGCAGACCTCTCGGCGATAGTTGCCGCCTCAAGCTTGACCAACCCCGGACAGGCCGCCTTCAACTACTTCAAGATGAACGGGCTGGACATGCCCGTGGCCACCGCCACGGGCCTCATCACCGATACCGGCGTCGTATCGCTCGACAAGATCAGCCAGTACGCCGCCGTGGCAACGGTCACCACAGGTCGCTACACAGCTGATCCCACACTCTCGGTCGATGCGCGCTTCGTGCAGACGAGCAGCTATCCCGATGCGGTCAGGGTCGAAGTCCGCAGGAAAGAGACGCTCTTCTTCGCCAGCGCCTTCGCCGATCCGCCGACACTCGGGGCTGTCGGGACCGCCGCTGCGAACAAGATGGCAAGCTTCTCGATCGGTTCACGGCTTGCAAGCCTGCATGGCGGCGTCCTGAATGCGGTGCTTTCGGGATTGCTCGGTACCAGTATCAGCCTCGACGTCATGGACTACCGTGCGCTCATCGACGCCGACGTCGCCGTTCTGAAGACGCTCGACGCGCTGGCAATCGACCTCGGCCTCACGGCGGTAACCTACGAGGACCTGCTTCAAACCGACGTCAGCTTTGGCAAGGTAATCGATGCCGTCCTGCGCCTGACCACCCTCGATGCCAAGACGAGGTCGGCGCTCGAAGCGCTCAAGCGTCAGGTTGCCAAGACGAAGCTCACGGTCAAACTTGAGAATGTTCTCAACCCCGGCCCCTATTCCGAACGCCTGATCGGCAGCGCCGATCACCTGACGGTCAATGTCGGCGTCTTCGAATTCCTGACGGCCGCCGCGGCAGCGGCCAACGGCAAGAACCAGGTTGCCGTCGATCTGGGCGCAACCATTCCAGGCCTCGCCTCGGCAAAACTGTCGATCGCCATCGGCGCGCCGCCCGTTTCTACCCCTCCGGCTGCAGTCGGTGGGGTCGGCACCATAGTCCGGACCGCGCAGACGCGCATAGCCTTGAATGTCTCGACAGACGGATTGCTGGCGCTTGCGGGGATCAAGGTCAAGGTGCCACTCTATGTCGAGGTCGCCCATGCCGAAGCCAAGCTCGCCGAAATCAACTGCCGCGACCGCAGTGGCTCGGCGGATGTCAGGATATCGGCAGTGCCGGGCCTTGCCGAAATTGCCCTTGGCAATATCGATACCAGCGCCTTCGCCAACTTCGGCACGAAGCCCCGGGTGACCAAGGCTACTCTGGTCCAGGCCCCGCTGCTGGGTATCGACGCGATGGCCTATATCAACGCCTCGAACATGGACAAGAAGACGCTGACCTTCACGCCGAACGAGATTGCCAGCGGCACCGTGAAGACCGTCTCGACCAGCCAGACGCTGACCTCGCTGCAATTCTCGCTGCTCAAGAACCTCGACGTCGATATCCGTCTTGCGGGGCTGACGCTTGGAACACCGCAGGCTGTTCAGAACGCTCTGGCCCAGACGCTCTCCAACCTCACGGTTCCGCTGGACAGCCTGCTCTACAACACGCTGCTGGCGCTCGGCATCCGCATCGGCGAAGCGGATGTGCGGGCGACATACGCCACCTGCCAGCAACCCGTTCTCGTACAGTAGGCGCAAACAGAAAAGCCGGCGTCCTGACGACGCCGGCTTTGATCGTTGTCCAATATCAGGCGATCAGCCGTTGGCTACCAGCATCCGCTTTTCGTCGCGGCCGCCCTTCATGCGCTCGGCCAAAAGGAAGGCCAGTTCGAGCGCCTGATCGGCATTGAGGCGCGGATCGCAATGGGTGTGGTAGCGATCCTGCAGATCTTCTGCCGAGACCGCACGGGCACCGCCGGTGCATTCCGTCACGTCCTTGCCGGTCATCTCGATATGGATGCCGCCCGGATGCGACCCTTCCGCACGATGGATCTGGAAGAAGCTTTCGACTTCCGACAGGACGCGCTCGAACGGACGGGTCTTGTAGTTGTTGAGCGTGATCGTATTGCCGTGCATCGGATCGCAGGACCATACAACCTTGCGGCCTTCGCGCTCGACGGCACGGATCAGCTTCGGCAGGTGATCGGCAACCTTGTCATGACCGAAACGGCAGATCAGGGTCAGACGGCCAGCCTCGTTCGCCGGGTTCAGGAGATCGATCAGGTTCAGAAGATCATCCGGCTGCAACGACGGACCGCACTTCAGGCCGATCGGGTTCTTGATGCCGCGGCAGTATTCGATATGGGCATGGTCTGCCTGACGTGTACGGTCGCCGATCCAGATCATGTGACCGGAGGTCGCGTACCAGTCGCCCGAGGTGGAATCGACGCGGGTCAGAGCTTCCTCATAGCCGAGAAGCAGCGCCTCGTGGCTGGTGAAGAAATCCGTCTCGCGCAGGCTCGGATTGTTGTCCGAGGTGATGCCGATGGCCTTCATGAAGTTCATCGTCTCGGAAATCCGGTCGGCGAGCTTGCGGTAGCGCTCGGCCTGCGGGCTGTCCTTGACGAAGCCAAGCATCCACTGGTGCACGTTCTCGAGGTTGGCATAGCCACCCATCGCGAAGGCGCGCAGCAGGTTCAGCGTCGCGGCCGACTGGCGGTACGCCATGATCTGGCGTTCCGGATTGGGAACGCGGGCCTCAGGCGTGAACTCGATGCCGTTGACGATGTCGCCACGGTAGCTCGGCAGCTCGGTATCACCCTGCTTCTCGAAATCCGAAGAGCGCGGCTTGGCGAACTGGCCGGCAATACGGCCGACCTTGACGACCGGAAGCTGCGCGCCATAGGTCAGGACGACAGCCATCTGCAGGAAAGCGCGGAAAAAGTCGCGGATCGTATCCGCGCCATGCTCGGCAAAGCTCTCCGCGCAATCGCCGCCCTGCAGCAGGAAGGCGTTGCCTTCCGCGACATTGGCGAGCGACTTGGTCAGGCGACGTGCTTCACCGGCAAAGACGAGTGGCGGATACTTGGCAAGCTGGGCTTCCGCATCCGCGAGCGCTGCTGCGTCTGGATAGGCGGGAACCTGCTTGATCGGCTTCTGTCGCCAACTACCTGGGGTCCAATTCTGTGCCATGGTCTTCACCTGCTGTTAAAAGGCGGCCTCCTCCCGGCCGCTTGGAATTCGGGGCTTATAGACGGATATATCGGCGTTGCAAAGCCGAAGTTGAAGGCCTTTCGCGTACACACGGTCCACATTTGCGCAACACTCCATCCCTTGCATTCGCACGACCAGATCCCAGTCTATCAGATTTTGCTGAAAAAGCGGACCTCTCATTGCACTTAAGCCTCGACGACGTGCGTCCGCACCTTGATTTTACATGAACGTAAACGTAAGAATTTCACCGGGTGGAATGGATGCGCGACGGGATGAGGAGATCGGTCGATGCAGCAGGATGCGGATATCAAACGTAGCGATATCGTTTTTGAGGCAGCCGATGGGTTTCCCCTCGCCGGTACGCTCTTCGAAGGCGCGGGCAATGGTCCCCTCGCCCTGATCTCATCGGCCGCTGCGGTACCGCGCACTATCTATGCACGCTTCGCCCAGCATCTCGTCGCGGCCCACGGCTATCGCGCCGTCCTGACCTATGACTATCGCGGGGTATCCGCCTCGAAACTTCCGCCGGGGTGGCGCGCCCTGCCCCGCATGGCGGACTGGGCGGAAAAGGATATGCCTGCAGCCATCGACCGGCTTGAGCGTCTGGCGCCCGGTCATCCGATGGTCGGTATCGGTCAGTCCTTCGGCGGACAGGCACTCGGTCTCTGTGGCCGCGCCGCCAGTTTCGAACGCTATCTGATGGTTGCCGTCATGTCGGGCCACTGGCGCTACACCGATGAGCCCTTGAAGGTCTTCGCAGCGATGAACCTGATCGGCGTGCCGCTTGCCATGCTGACCGGTAGCGTCCCGGGCTGGTTGGGTCTTGGAGAAACACTGCCCGGAACGGTCTTCCGCCAATGGGCGAGATGGGGCCGATCCGCGGACTATTTCTTCGCTGATCCTACCATGGATGCGGCAAGGCGTTTCGCCGAAGTCCGCACCCCGATCCTGTCGATCGGTGTCGAAGACGACCCATGGGCGACACCCCGTGCGCAGCAAGCCATACTGAAAGGATATGTCAACGCATCGGTAGAACGGCTCCGGGTCAGTCCGCCGCCCGGCCAGACGATCGGCCACCTTGGCTTCTTCCGCCCGACATTCCGGGAAAACCTCTGGGAACCGGCAATAGACTGGCTCAACGGCGCATCCCAGACAAACGCAGTGCTGGCGTCTTGAGGTCCGCCAGCAAGGGCGGACCTCTGTAGCATCCGGGAAGCGGAGCGCTCAGACGCGCTCGCCGTTCCTGATCCGGTAGCTCGGATTGTACATCGTCACCAGTTCTTCAGCGGCCGTCGGATGCACGGCCATCGTCCGGTCGAAATCATCCTTGGTGCAGCCGGCCTTCAGCGTGATGCCGAGAAGTTGAGCCATTTCGCCGGCGTCGTGACCGAGAATATGGGCACCTACCACCTTGCGGTCCGCGGCATTGACGATCAGCTTCATGATCGTCTTTTCCGCACGGCCGGAAAGCGTGGCCTTCATCGGCCGGAACTGGGCGCGGTAGACTTCGATTTCATCGAACTTCTTCGCAGCCGCCTCTTCCGAAAGGCCGACCGTGCCGATCTCCGGCTGGGAGAAGACCGCTGTCGCGATAAGGTCGTGATCCGGCGAGGTCGGATTGTTCTTGTACTCGGTCTCGATGAAGCACATGGCCTCGTGGATCGCCACCGGCGTCAGCTGCACCCTGTCGGTGACATCGCCAAGCGCGAAGATGCTCGGCACGTTGGTGCGCGAATACTGGTCGACGATGATGGCGCCCCGCTCGTTGGTGGCGACACCCGCGGCTTCGAGCCCCAGGCCCTTGGTATAGGGATCGCGACCGAGCGCCAGCATGACCTGATCCGCAACCAGCGTGCCGTTGCTCTTCGTTTCCGCAGCAAGGCGTCCGTCAGCCGTCCTGGCGACGGAGACGAAATGGTCATAGAGAATGATGCGGATGCCCTTCTGCTCCATGGCCTCATGCAGGCCGCGACGCATATCGTGGTCGAAGCGGTTGAGGATCTCGGCACCACGATAGATCAGCGTCGTTTCGACACCGAGACCGTGGAAGATGTTGGCGAATTCGACCGCGATGTAACCGCCGCCGGCGATCACGATGGACTTCGGCAGTTCCGGAAGGTGGAACGCCTCGTTCGACGAGATGCAGAGGTCGTGGCCGGGCAGAGCCGCATGCGGATTGGGAGCACCGCCGACGGCGATGATGATCTTCTCGGCCGTCACGACCTTGCCGCTCTTGGTGAGACGCACGCTGTTCGGGCCGACGATTTCGGCGCGTGTCTCGAGGATGTCCGCTCCGGCGTTTTCGAGGCCCTTGCGATAAAGACCTTCCAGCCGGTCGATTTCCTTGTCCTTGGCGGCGATCAGAGCCTTCCAGTCGAAACGGCTTTCGCCGACCGTCCAGCCGAAGCCGGCGGCATCCTCGAAATGCTCATGATACTGCGAGGCATAGACGAAGAGCTTCTTCGGCACGCAGCCGCGAATGACGCAGGTGCCGCCGAAACGGTATTCCTCGGCAATGGCCACTTTCTTGCCAAGCGAGGCAGCAAGCCTTCCGCTGCGGACACCGCCCGAACCACCACCGATCACGAACAGGTCATAATCGAAATTCGACATCGAAAAGCTCTCCTTGCAATCTCATTCATCGCGAACATAGCGAACCGCCACACGATATAGAGTGCCGGTGCAGCATTTGAAACGGGTGCGGTGCAACGCAAGCGCAAAAAGAAAGGCCCGGATGCTATCCGGGCCTTTCCTTGAAAATTGATTGCGCAATTTACTGCTTCGGCGCTTCTGCCGGAGCCTGCGCGCCGACTTCCTTGAGAAGCGCGTCGTTCGCCTGCTTTTCCAGATCGCGGGCAACGCCGGAAGTCCAGATATCCGCGGCCTTCAGCAGCTCGCGGGTTGCGATCGGGCCGTCCTTCAGAAGCTTCTTGCCAGCGTCGCTCGAATAGAAAGCAGCGATAGCCTTGAGTTCATCGATGGAGAAAGCCTTCGCGTAAACGAGAGCAGATTCATTCTCCAGATCGGCGCGGCGCGGCGCGATCTTCAGCGCTTCTTCCTCAACCGTCTTGGAAATCTGATCCTGAAGGTTCGGATAGGCCTGGATGAGCTGTGTCACCAGACGATCCATGATGTTCGGCAGGATGTTGTCGAAACGGTCGGTCACACCAAGCGAAGAGATGGCTGCGCGTGCGGCCTGCAGGTGTTCCGGCGACACTTCCTGTGCCTTGGCGGAAGCGGCCAGCATCATGCTGCCGGCAACGAGCGCGACCGAGGCAACACGGCTCAGACCCGAAAACTTGATCATGAAATTCACAGCTCCTGTTTAGTTCTTTGCGCCCATTACCCGCGCACCCGCCGGACCGGCGATGATGGCAAGCGAGGCCAAGTTGATGAATAATCCGTGTTCGACCACACCGGGGATTGTGTTCAGCGCACTTGCCAAGGCCTCTGCATCAGGAATGCGGCCAAAAGATGCGTCGAGAATAAGATGTCCACCATCCGTTTTGAACACCTCCCCGTCAGACATGCGCATGCGCAATTCACCAGAAAGGCCAAGCCGGGCAGCGACTTTTTCGATGGAAATCCGGGTCGCGACCTGACCGAAGGGATTGATCTCGATCGGCAGCGGAAAGCGCCCAAGCACATCCACGACCTTGCTTTCGTCGGCGATCACAATCATACGCGAAGAGGCGGCCGCGACGATCTTTTCGCGCAGCAGCGCGCCGCCGCCGCCCTTTACCAGCCGAAGGGCCGCGTCGACTTCGTCCGCACCATCGATGGTAAGGTCGAGTTCGGGAAGTTCGTCGAGCGATTTCAGCGGTACGCCAAGCTCGACGCAGAGCCGCGCGGTGCGCTCGGACGTCGGAACGCCTTCGACCTTGAGGCCGCCGGCGACCTTTTCAGCGAGCAGACGGACGAATTCCTCCGCAGTAGAACCGGTGCCGATGCCGAGGCGCATACCGTCCTCGACGTGCTCCAGAGCCGCTGCGGCGGCCTTGATCTTCATCTCGCGGGCGTCCATGCGCCGAAAACTCCCATCTGTTGCGTCGAGTGCTGTTTACACGGCTCATAGCCCGAACGAAAGCCCCTTTCCGATACCGGCGTCGCGGTTGCCTTTTGTCAGGCTTTCGCCTAACCGCAGGGAGGAAAACAGCCAGTCACGCAGGATGGAGCCAGCCCTTGACCGCCCCCACCATCGTCTTCGATCTCGACGGCACCCTTGTCGATACCGCCCCCGATCTCGTCGAGAGCCTCAACCATACGATCGCCGTGGCAAATCTCGAGCCGGTCACCTATGCCGATCTCACCAATCTCGTCGGACAGGGCGCACGCGTCATGATCGCTCGCGCCTTTGCACTGCGTGGTACACCGCTTTCCGATGACGAACTTCCCGCCCTGCTCGATCGCTTCATCGATCACTACAAGGCCCACATGCCGGGCGAAAGCCGCCCCTTCCCCGGTCTTCTCGCAGCGCTGGACCGTTTGACCGAGGCGGGCTTCAACCTCGCGGTCTGCACCAACAAGCTGGAAGAGCTGGCCCTGCCGCTCATCGAGAAGCTGGACATGGCCCACTACTTCAAGGCGATTGCAGGCGGCGATACGTTTGCGGTGAGGAAGCCGGATCCCGGCCATCTGACCAGCACCATCGAACGGGCCGGAGGCGACCCGCGGCTGGCCGTGATGGTCGGTGACAGCGACAACGACATTCTGGCGGCGCGCAATGCGGAAATCCCGTCGATTGCCGTTCCGTTCGGCTATTCGCACGAGCCTATCGAAAGCCTGGGCGCCGACCGGCTCATCAGGCATTTCGACGAGCTGGATGCGGAATTGATCGGTGAACTGCTCGGCAATCGCTGAGCAGTTCACTCATTTCGTTAAGAGCGGCTGCGCGCGTCGGTCGTGACCGTAAAGGCCTTCTGCGTGGCTGCATCGCGGCCGTAGACATCGTCGAAATACTCGACCACGCCGTTCTTGTTCGGCCAAGCCGTGAAGTAGGACACGTAGACCGGGATCTTCTGCGGCACCTGGACGGCGCGGTTCTGACCGGATGCGATCTGCTTGCCGATTTCGCTGACGGTCGTCCCCATCACGGCGGCCGCCATCTCACGCGGCTCGGCAAGACGCACACAGCCGTGGCTGAGCGCCCGCATGTCCCGCTTGAAGAAGCTCTTCGACGGCGTGTCATGCATGTAGATCGCATGCGCATTCGGGAAGAGGATCTTGAGTTCGCCAAGAGCATTGTCGCCACCCGGCGGCTGGCGCACGTCGACGGAATGCGTCGTGTTCCAATCCACGGCGGACGAAGAGACCGTGCGGCCGTTATAGCTCACCTGATAGCCGAGGCGATCGAGGTAGGACGGGTCCTGCCGCAGCTTGGGCAGCATCTCGTTGACGATGATCGACTTCGGCACGCCCCAGTAGGGGTTGAACTCGACGGTCTGGATCATGTCCTGGAAAAAATAGGTCTGGTTGGACTTGGAGCCGACCACGACCCGCATCGACAGTTGCTCGCGGCCTTCATTGTAATAGTAGACCATGTAGGCGGGCTGGTTGATGAAGACGTAGCGCTGGCCGAAGTCGGCGGGAAGCCAGCGGACTTCTTCCATCGCCACGACCAGCTTTTCGATCTTCTCTGCATTGCTGTGGCCGGTCAGCGCCCGGATGGTCGCACGACCGATCACGCCATCCGGCTTCAGGCCCTTTTCCTGCTGGAAGGCTTCGACAAGAGCGACAAGTTCCGGCGTGTATTCCGGCGTGCCCAGATAGCTGTCCAGCACGGCACCATGCTGCGTCTTGAAAGCGTCGGAGGCCTGCGTCTTGATGACGGCAAGGATGTTCGCCAGTTCCGGATTACTCTGGCCGGGCTTCAACAGCGTATCGGGCGCGATCGTGACGGTCACACCGCCGGCCTGACTGTCTTCAGCCTTCAGGCGGGCCAGTTCGGTCTTCATTGCCGTGAACTGGGCGTTATCCGGATCGCGGCTGCGAATATAGGCGCCGACATCGGGGCTGAGGCGGGCCATGTTGAGGACCGGCTTCAGGTTGACAGACTTGCGCTTGAAGTCGTGGTAGCCCGAGAGCTTGTTCGGATCGATACGGCCGCGCACCGTGTCGTTCACATAGGTCAGAAGCTTGGCGGAAAGCGCCAGTTCGAAGCGGGCAAGATCCTTGGCAGCCTTGTCGGGATCAGCCGGATCGGTGGCATCCGACGGCAGGGCGACGGCATAGTCCGCAGGCGCAAGGCCGGCGACATCGGCAGCAGCCAATGCGGTCATCGCAGCGCGAGCCTGATCGGTGACGCCTGTCTCGGATACCCAGATCAGCGGCTTGCCGGACTTGTAGTAATCCTCGACAACCGCGGCGACATCTGCCGTTGCATTCACCTTGACTGAAGACAGGAAGTCCCGGGCACCGTGGGTTGCAGCAGCGTCCGTGCTGGCGGCTGCAGCGGGAATGGCGATCGCACGCGTCGCTTCGGCCTTGTAGGTGTAGTAGCGCGGTCCGGTAACCTTCGGCAGCGGCTCCGGATCGCCCATCTCCAGACCGCCATTGGCCTGAGGCTCGATGACGGAATTCATCGCCGGCCTGTTCTTTGCCGGACCGCCGCGCAGAAGATCCAGAAGTGTCGCTGCATTGGCGGAATGTGGGAAGGCATTGAAGCCCGTCACCGCGGCCAGCACTGCCGTTGCCGCGATCTTGTTGTATCTCGTCATTTCGCTCTCGTTCCCGACATGGGTTCGTGACAAGCCGGCTCTGGGACGGCCGACCCTCTTGGCGCGGATCACTAGCGGATCAGCGCCATATTGAAAAGTTGTGACTGCTTAAGAACACGACCGACTCGCGCGTCAGATTTGGGTACATCTGACCGGAAATGTCTGTGGCATTCGACACAAAGTAAGTGAAAATATTCGTTAATTTTCCATTTACCGATCACATGAAGTTGACCGGAGACACGACCTGCCGGATTTCGCAAATGCGAATTCGCAGTCATCAGTGCCAAATATGCCACGCAGCCGATGACGCGTCAGGCATTGCCCGGAAAGATGCCGGAAACGTTGTGAGATACCCCGCCCCTTTTCAGGAGACGGCCGGACGGCCAGCAGGATTGCGGTTCGCCGTATCCTCGAAGACAGGACATCTCATCTCCGGGGCAGCGCTGCAGCAATCCTTCATCAGGGACACGGCCACCTGACGCAACAGCGGCGCCTCCACCCGATAGCGGATATGTCTCCCCGCCCTCTCGCCGGAAATCAGTCCGGCATTGGTGAGCACCGTCAGATTGGTGGAAAGCGTGTTGGCGCGGATACCGAGGCGTTCGCCTATATCACCGGCGTTGAGCCCAGCCGGCGCATGACGCGCCAGCAGGCGAATGATCGAAAGGCGACCCTCGTGACCGAGAGCGGAAAGGGCCGCGAGAACGGGTTTGAAATCCGGGTTTCTGGAAGGCATGGACTTTCACATCTCTAAAACGGGCTTTGCTCTGAGGGAGCAGCCAATAACTTGACAAATATAATCATGTAAATGCTATTCGATTGCGTCCCGGCCACATCCTCCTAATGTGGCGGAACCCGTTGAACCAATCCGGAGCAGGAAAAATGAATACCCGCACAGAAAGCGATACTTTCGGACCGATCGAAGTGGCAAGCGACCGTTATTGGGGCGCTCAGGCGGAACGTTCCCGCGGCAACTTCAAGATCGGCTGGGAAAAGCAGCCGCTTTCGGTAGTCCGCGCGCTCGGCATCGTCAAGCAGGCAGCAGCCCGCGCCAACATGGCCCTTGGCCATCTTGATCCCACCCTCGCAGACCCGATCATCAAGGCAGCACAGGAAGTCATCGACGGCAAGCTCAACGACCACTTCCCGCTGGTCGTCTGGCAGACGGGTTCCGGCACCCAGTCCAACATGAACGCCAACGAGGTGATTTCCAACCGCGCCATCGAGATGCTCGGCGGCGTGATGGGCTCGAAGAAGCCGGTTCACCCCAACGACCACGTCAACATGAGCCAATCGTCGAACGACACCTATCCGACGGCCATGCACATCGCCTGCGCGGAAGAGATCGTTCACCACCTGATCCCCGGCCTCAAGCATCTGCACGAAGCGCTCGACGCAAAGTCGAAGGCATTCGCGCATATCATCAAGATCGGCCGCACCCACACCCAGGACGCCACGCCGCTGACCCTCGGCCAGGAATTCTCCGGCTATGCCGCCCAGGTCGCCTCCGCGATCAAGCGCATCGAACTGACGCTGCCGGGTCTCTACGAACTCGCCCAGGGCGGCACCGCGGTTGGCACCGGCCTGAATGCGCCGGTCGGCTTTGCCGAGAAGGTCGCGGAGG
The window above is part of the Rhizobium sp. ACO-34A genome. Proteins encoded here:
- a CDS encoding peptidoglycan-binding protein; the protein is MTRYNKIAATAVLAAVTGFNAFPHSANAATLLDLLRGGPAKNRPAMNSVIEPQANGGLEMGDPEPLPKVTGPRYYTYKAEATRAIAIPAAAASTDAAATHGARDFLSSVKVNATADVAAVVEDYYKSGKPLIWVSETGVTDQARAAMTALAAADVAGLAPADYAVALPSDATDPADPDKAAKDLARFELALSAKLLTYVNDTVRGRIDPNKLSGYHDFKRKSVNLKPVLNMARLSPDVGAYIRSRDPDNAQFTAMKTELARLKAEDSQAGGVTVTIAPDTLLKPGQSNPELANILAVIKTQASDAFKTQHGAVLDSYLGTPEYTPELVALVEAFQQEKGLKPDGVIGRATIRALTGHSNAEKIEKLVVAMEEVRWLPADFGQRYVFINQPAYMVYYYNEGREQLSMRVVVGSKSNQTYFFQDMIQTVEFNPYWGVPKSIIVNEMLPKLRQDPSYLDRLGYQVSYNGRTVSSSAVDWNTTHSVDVRQPPGGDNALGELKILFPNAHAIYMHDTPSKSFFKRDMRALSHGCVRLAEPREMAAAVMGTTVSEIGKQIASGQNRAVQVPQKIPVYVSYFTAWPNKNGVVEYFDDVYGRDAATQKAFTVTTDARSRS
- a CDS encoding phosphoglycolate phosphatase translates to MTAPTIVFDLDGTLVDTAPDLVESLNHTIAVANLEPVTYADLTNLVGQGARVMIARAFALRGTPLSDDELPALLDRFIDHYKAHMPGESRPFPGLLAALDRLTEAGFNLAVCTNKLEELALPLIEKLDMAHYFKAIAGGDTFAVRKPDPGHLTSTIERAGGDPRLAVMVGDSDNDILAARNAEIPSIAVPFGYSHEPIESLGADRLIRHFDELDAELIGELLGNR
- a CDS encoding glutathione-disulfide reductase, which produces MSNFDYDLFVIGGGSGGVRSGRLAASLGKKVAIAEEYRFGGTCVIRGCVPKKLFVYASQYHEHFEDAAGFGWTVGESRFDWKALIAAKDKEIDRLEGLYRKGLENAGADILETRAEIVGPNSVRLTKSGKVVTAEKIIIAVGGAPNPHAALPGHDLCISSNEAFHLPELPKSIVIAGGGYIAVEFANIFHGLGVETTLIYRGAEILNRFDHDMRRGLHEAMEQKGIRIILYDHFVSVARTADGRLAAETKSNGTLVADQVMLALGRDPYTKGLGLEAAGVATNERGAIIVDQYSRTNVPSIFALGDVTDRVQLTPVAIHEAMCFIETEYKNNPTSPDHDLIATAVFSQPEIGTVGLSEEAAAKKFDEIEVYRAQFRPMKATLSGRAEKTIMKLIVNAADRKVVGAHILGHDAGEMAQLLGITLKAGCTKDDFDRTMAVHPTAAEELVTMYNPSYRIRNGERV
- a CDS encoding 3-deoxy-7-phosphoheptulonate synthase class II, which produces MAQNWTPGSWRQKPIKQVPAYPDAAALADAEAQLAKYPPLVFAGEARRLTKSLANVAEGNAFLLQGGDCAESFAEHGADTIRDFFRAFLQMAVVLTYGAQLPVVKVGRIAGQFAKPRSSDFEKQGDTELPSYRGDIVNGIEFTPEARVPNPERQIMAYRQSAATLNLLRAFAMGGYANLENVHQWMLGFVKDSPQAERYRKLADRISETMNFMKAIGITSDNNPSLRETDFFTSHEALLLGYEEALTRVDSTSGDWYATSGHMIWIGDRTRQADHAHIEYCRGIKNPIGLKCGPSLQPDDLLNLIDLLNPANEAGRLTLICRFGHDKVADHLPKLIRAVEREGRKVVWSCDPMHGNTITLNNYKTRPFERVLSEVESFFQIHRAEGSHPGGIHIEMTGKDVTECTGGARAVSAEDLQDRYHTHCDPRLNADQALELAFLLAERMKGGRDEKRMLVANG
- a CDS encoding aldehyde-activating protein, with the translated sequence MSGERRTGACLCGAVSFEVKGPLRPIIFCHCSQCRKQTGHYYAATNVALEHIDLRGEDNITWYRASDAAARGFCRTCGSALFWHGDGLDYMSILAGAFETPTGLQSGYHIYCADKGDYYDLDDALPKFAGDGPPAAPATTA
- a CDS encoding ribose 5-phosphate isomerase A, translating into MDAREMKIKAAAAALEHVEDGMRLGIGTGSTAEEFVRLLAEKVAGGLKVEGVPTSERTARLCVELGVPLKSLDELPELDLTIDGADEVDAALRLVKGGGGALLREKIVAAASSRMIVIADESKVVDVLGRFPLPIEINPFGQVATRISIEKVAARLGLSGELRMRMSDGEVFKTDGGHLILDASFGRIPDAEALASALNTIPGVVEHGLFINLASLAIIAGPAGARVMGAKN
- a CDS encoding fumarate hydratase, class II is translated as MRLRPGHILLMWRNPLNQSGAGKMNTRTESDTFGPIEVASDRYWGAQAERSRGNFKIGWEKQPLSVVRALGIVKQAAARANMALGHLDPTLADPIIKAAQEVIDGKLNDHFPLVVWQTGSGTQSNMNANEVISNRAIEMLGGVMGSKKPVHPNDHVNMSQSSNDTYPTAMHIACAEEIVHHLIPGLKHLHEALDAKSKAFAHIIKIGRTHTQDATPLTLGQEFSGYAAQVASAIKRIELTLPGLYELAQGGTAVGTGLNAPVGFAEKVAEEIAKITDLPFVTAPNKFEALAAHDAMVFAHGAINAAAAALFKIANDIRFLGSGPRAGLGELSLPENEPGSSIMPGKVNPTQSEALTQVCAHIFGNNAAITFAGSQGHFELNVYNPMMAYNFLQSTQLLGDAARSFTDNCVVGIEAREDNIKRGVENSLMLVTALNTRLGYDTCAKIAKTAHKNGTTLRQEAVGGGYLTNEEFDELVRPELMIGPK